A segment of the Streptomyces pactum genome:
GTCCGTACCGTCGCCAAGGTGCGGCTGCTGGACTGGGACCCGGAAGAGGAGCGACAGCCATGACCGCAACGTCCACCACGTCCGCCACGTCCGCCACGTCCGCGATGCCCGACGAGCCCCGGATAGCCCTCGTCACCTGCCGCCCCGGGCCCCACGTCAGCGCGGACCGCGACCTGCCGGTGCTCGAGCGGGCGCTGGAGGAGGCGGGGGCACGGGCGTCCGCCGAGGTGTGGGACGACGACGGCGTCGACTGGAAGGCCTTCGACCTCGCCGTGATCCGTTCCACCTGGGACTACAGTTGGCGGGCGGACGAGTTCACGGCGTGGGCCGAGAAGTGCGGCCAGGTCACGAGGCTCGCCAACCCGGCCGGTGTCGTGCGCTGGAACACCGACAAGCGCTACCTCGGCGACCTGGCGGCGGCCGGCGTGCCCACCGTCCCCACCCGCTACGCGGCCCCCGGTGAGCAGCCGGACCTGCCCGGCGACCACGAGTACGTCGTCAAGCCCACCTGGGGCGCCGGGGCACGCTTCGCCGCCCGCTACACCCCCGACGAGCACGCCACCGCCGTACGGCAGGTGGAGCGGATGCACGCCGAGGGGTTCACGGCGATGGTGCAGCCGTACGTGCGCAGCATCGACACCGCCGGTGAACGGGCGCTGCAGTTCTTCGGCGGACGCCCGCTGCACGCCAGTCGCAAGGGCGCCGTCCTCACGCCTGGGACGCCGTACGACGAGCGGAAGGTGGCGCACCCCGGCCTGGAGCGCTGGACCCCGACCGCGGCCGAACTCGCCGTCGCCGAAAGTGCCCTGGCCGCCGTACCGGACGCCCCCGAGCTGCTGTACGCCCGCGTCGACCTGGTGGACGGGGAGGACGGGCGGCCGCGGGTGATGGAGCTGGAGCTGGTCGAGCCGAACCTGTTCCTGTGGCTGCACGAGCGGTCGCTGCCGCGGGTGGTGGGGGCGGTGCTCGACGCGGCCAGGGCCTGTCGTCCGGATCAGGGTGGCCGAGAGGGACTGCGTCCTTCAGCCCACCCGAGCCCCGTGACGCCGGCCTGATCCGGACGACTAGCGGTCGCTGACCGCCGTCCGCTGGAGCAGTCCCCAGGTGAACTCCGCGACGACCTCGTGGCGGTGTCCCCGCGCGTCCGGGGCGGTGAGGGCCAGCCCCCACCGGGTGGGCGCCGAGCCCTGGAGCGGGCGGGCGGGCGGGAAGGCGCGGGCCGCCTCGTCGACCGTGCAGGACCAGGGCGTGAGGTCGTCCAGGGTGCGCAGCCGCGGTGCCCCGGCGCCGGGGGCGCGGACCAGCCACTCGTTCCACACGACGCCGTGGTCGGCCACGAGCACCTCGAAGCGCAGGTCCGGCCAGAGCGGCAGCGCCCACTGCCGGGCCTCGCACTCCAGGTCGCCGATCCGGCGGGGGGCCGCCGACTCGGGCTCACCCAGAACCGAGCGGTACCGGGAGGCCGCCGAGCGGGAGCGCGGGGAGCGGAGCATCGCCTGCCAGCGACGGTTGGCCTCCCGCATCT
Coding sequences within it:
- a CDS encoding ATP-grasp domain-containing protein, whose translation is MTATSTTSATSATSAMPDEPRIALVTCRPGPHVSADRDLPVLERALEEAGARASAEVWDDDGVDWKAFDLAVIRSTWDYSWRADEFTAWAEKCGQVTRLANPAGVVRWNTDKRYLGDLAAAGVPTVPTRYAAPGEQPDLPGDHEYVVKPTWGAGARFAARYTPDEHATAVRQVERMHAEGFTAMVQPYVRSIDTAGERALQFFGGRPLHASRKGAVLTPGTPYDERKVAHPGLERWTPTAAELAVAESALAAVPDAPELLYARVDLVDGEDGRPRVMELELVEPNLFLWLHERSLPRVVGAVLDAARACRPDQGGREGLRPSAHPSPVTPA